A window from Cydia pomonella isolate Wapato2018A chromosome 8, ilCydPomo1, whole genome shotgun sequence encodes these proteins:
- the LOC133520465 gene encoding MKI67 FHA domain-interacting nucleolar phosphoprotein isoform X1 produces MEENVALDSTKQRKFNKSIKGIKKLLKKKEDKPHKPAVLAPKDDEGKKLKEKKKRPDRGLVYLSHIPHGFYEHEMTQYFKQFGMVTNVRVIRSPRTGRSKGYAFVEFREPAVAEIVAETMNNYLMGKRLIKAAIIPPEKQKHKAFRKYWSTKNNPTAHRRIKERKAHNAEKTDAEHLKKAKKMLLNLRKTKKKLNDLGIDYDFFNPVDVPVALLENAKVKSDSEGKAVKIKNEAEEKQNKKKKINAEQTTEKVLKPVKEKKPETKKEKSAEGKSKKDVKKPQESDKAKQNEKQKKMQAAGVKLPENFIQIAEEAEDSDSSLDFDSDEYEKMLANDSDASSGDESDEEDDDNEEEESDDEESEEEIPELIPIKQKEGKKPLVALPPPKQASKPANGPKAQNSQPPQPKKGPKPVNVTQGSKKTPLAQPGAKRKNLQPEVSPKKSKFAKNDKKPRNKQFRKKNKA; encoded by the exons ATGGAGGAAAATGTTGCTTTAGACTCTACAAAGCAACGGAAAttcaataaatcaattaaaGGAATTAAAAAGCTTTTAAAG AAAAAAGAAGATAAACCCCATAAGCCGGCAGTACTGGCCCCGAAGGATGACGAAGGTAAAAAGCTTAAGGAAAAGAAGAAGCGCCCAGACAGAGGATTAGTGTATTTATCTCATATCCCGCACGGATTTTACGAG CATGAAATGACACAGTATTTCAAGCAGTTTGGCATGGTGACGAATGTGCGCGTAATCAGGTCCCCGCGTACCGGCCGCTCCAAGGGCTACGCGTTTGTGGAGTTCCGTGAACCTGCAGTCGCTGAGATTGTGGCTGAGACCATGAACAACTATCTCATGGGGAAAAGGTTGATCAAAG CTGCCATCATTCCACCTGAAAAACAGAAGCACAAGGCCTTCAGGAAATACTGGAGCACCAAAAACAACCCCACTGCCCACAGGAGAATTAAAGAGCGAAAG GCTCATAATGCTGAAAAGACTGATGCCGAACATTTAAAGAAGGCCAAAAAAATGCTTCTAAA TCTTCGTAAAACCAAGAAGAAGTTGAATGATCTAGGTATAGACTATGATTTCTTCAACCCTGTTGATGTTCCTGTGGCACTGTTAGAAAATGCGAAGGTTAAATCTGATTCAGAAGGTAAAGCTGTTAAGATAAAGAATGAGGCAGAAGAAAAGCAgaataaaaagaagaaaataaatgcTGAACAAACAACAGAAAAG GTACTTAAGCCGGTAAAAGAAAAGAAGCCAGAAACGAAAAAGGAAAAATCTGCGGAAGGAAAAAGCAAGAAAGATGTCAAGAAGCCTCAAGAAAGTGATAAGGCAAAACAGAACGAGAAACAGAAGAAAATGCAAGCAGCTGGCGTAAAACTGCCAGAAAACTTCATTCAAATTGCAGAAGAGGCAGAAGATAGTGACAGTTCTTTAGACTTTGACTCTGATGAGTATGAGAAGATGCTGGCGAATGATTCAGACGCGTCTTCTGGTGATGAAAGTGATGAAGAAGATGATGATAATGAAGAAGAGGAAAGTGATGATGAAGAAAG TGAGGAAGAAATACCAGAATTGATACCAATCAAACAGAAAGAGGGCAAGAAGCCTCTTGTAGCTTTGCCTCCGCCTAAGCAAGCTTCCAAACCTGCCAATGGTCCTAAGGCGCAGAATTCTCAACCGCCTCAACCCAAGAAAGGGCCAAAGCCAGTCAATGTTACACAGGGTAGTAAGAAAACGCCTCTGGCTCAGCCGGGTGCGAAAAGGAAAAACCTCC aACCTGAGGTGTCACCCAAGAAGTCTAAGTTTGCGAAGAACGATAAGAAGCcaagaaataaacaatttagaaagaaaaataaagcttaa
- the LOC133520465 gene encoding MKI67 FHA domain-interacting nucleolar phosphoprotein isoform X2: MEENVALDSTKQRKFNKSIKGIKKLLKKKEDKPHKPAVLAPKDDEGKKLKEKKKRPDRGLVYLSHIPHGFYEHEMTQYFKQFGMVTNVRVIRSPRTGRSKGYAFVEFREPAVAEIVAETMNNYLMGKRLIKAAIIPPEKQKHKAFRKYWSTKNNPTAHRRIKERKAHNAEKTDAEHLKKAKKMLLNLRKTKKKLNDLGIDYDFFNPVDVPVALLENAKVKSDSEGKAVKIKNEAEEKQNKKKKINAEQTTEKPVKEKKPETKKEKSAEGKSKKDVKKPQESDKAKQNEKQKKMQAAGVKLPENFIQIAEEAEDSDSSLDFDSDEYEKMLANDSDASSGDESDEEDDDNEEEESDDEESEEEIPELIPIKQKEGKKPLVALPPPKQASKPANGPKAQNSQPPQPKKGPKPVNVTQGSKKTPLAQPGAKRKNLQPEVSPKKSKFAKNDKKPRNKQFRKKNKA; the protein is encoded by the exons ATGGAGGAAAATGTTGCTTTAGACTCTACAAAGCAACGGAAAttcaataaatcaattaaaGGAATTAAAAAGCTTTTAAAG AAAAAAGAAGATAAACCCCATAAGCCGGCAGTACTGGCCCCGAAGGATGACGAAGGTAAAAAGCTTAAGGAAAAGAAGAAGCGCCCAGACAGAGGATTAGTGTATTTATCTCATATCCCGCACGGATTTTACGAG CATGAAATGACACAGTATTTCAAGCAGTTTGGCATGGTGACGAATGTGCGCGTAATCAGGTCCCCGCGTACCGGCCGCTCCAAGGGCTACGCGTTTGTGGAGTTCCGTGAACCTGCAGTCGCTGAGATTGTGGCTGAGACCATGAACAACTATCTCATGGGGAAAAGGTTGATCAAAG CTGCCATCATTCCACCTGAAAAACAGAAGCACAAGGCCTTCAGGAAATACTGGAGCACCAAAAACAACCCCACTGCCCACAGGAGAATTAAAGAGCGAAAG GCTCATAATGCTGAAAAGACTGATGCCGAACATTTAAAGAAGGCCAAAAAAATGCTTCTAAA TCTTCGTAAAACCAAGAAGAAGTTGAATGATCTAGGTATAGACTATGATTTCTTCAACCCTGTTGATGTTCCTGTGGCACTGTTAGAAAATGCGAAGGTTAAATCTGATTCAGAAGGTAAAGCTGTTAAGATAAAGAATGAGGCAGAAGAAAAGCAgaataaaaagaagaaaataaatgcTGAACAAACAACAGAAAAG CCGGTAAAAGAAAAGAAGCCAGAAACGAAAAAGGAAAAATCTGCGGAAGGAAAAAGCAAGAAAGATGTCAAGAAGCCTCAAGAAAGTGATAAGGCAAAACAGAACGAGAAACAGAAGAAAATGCAAGCAGCTGGCGTAAAACTGCCAGAAAACTTCATTCAAATTGCAGAAGAGGCAGAAGATAGTGACAGTTCTTTAGACTTTGACTCTGATGAGTATGAGAAGATGCTGGCGAATGATTCAGACGCGTCTTCTGGTGATGAAAGTGATGAAGAAGATGATGATAATGAAGAAGAGGAAAGTGATGATGAAGAAAG TGAGGAAGAAATACCAGAATTGATACCAATCAAACAGAAAGAGGGCAAGAAGCCTCTTGTAGCTTTGCCTCCGCCTAAGCAAGCTTCCAAACCTGCCAATGGTCCTAAGGCGCAGAATTCTCAACCGCCTCAACCCAAGAAAGGGCCAAAGCCAGTCAATGTTACACAGGGTAGTAAGAAAACGCCTCTGGCTCAGCCGGGTGCGAAAAGGAAAAACCTCC aACCTGAGGTGTCACCCAAGAAGTCTAAGTTTGCGAAGAACGATAAGAAGCcaagaaataaacaatttagaaagaaaaataaagcttaa
- the LOC133520470 gene encoding bolA-like protein DDB_G0274169: protein MIVNSLLIETLKAATLSGAYSIARNMSGVVENTIRSKLQTSLGTKHLEIINESYMHNVPKGAETHFKVVVVSDKFDGLPLIKRHRLVNDILKKELQTGVHALSIVAKTPDQWDSSDKVVESSPNCRGGFGK from the exons ATGATCGTGAATAGCCTTTTGATCGAAACATTAAAGGCGGCAACGCTTTCAG GCGCTTACAGTATAGCTAGAAATATGTCCGGAGTTGTGGAAAATACAATCAGAAGCAAGCTACAAACTTCTTTAGGAACCAAACACCTCGAAATTATCAATGAGTCCTACATGCACAACGTACCGAAAGGCGCGGAGACACATTTCAAAGTTGTTGTAGTGTCTGATAAATTCGATGGATTGCCATTgataaag CGGCATAGACTAGTGAATGACATATTGAAGAAGGAGTTGCAGACAGGTGTGCATGCTTTGTCTATAGTAGCAAAAACTCCAGACCAATGGGACAGCAGCGACAAGGTGGTTGAGAGCAGCCCTAACTGCAGAGGAggatttggaaaataa
- the LOC133520467 gene encoding protein AAR2 homolog, translating to MDQETAKKLFVEGGTFVFLGVPEETQFGIDMQCWNTDEDFRGIKMIPPGLHYVHYSAVSKSTGDVCPRSGFMHCFQKKEFLVKMWDKKTEDISTEEISEESIQRLKDNLFNLDRHLAPYPYEIWQKWKLLTSQITAELATKLSPEKGIIRASVELLSMTDEDRPRGIKSESMESQEDPETPTEEGAEDTPGQSDAKRAKRVTRAEKENAMLPDLKPVPGASMRFTEIPQDKYPPGSTPEEITKHYLDQSYSLELMIAQHDEPLHIIGELQLAYLCFLIGHSLECFEHWKSLVILLCSCDDAIHKYRSVFFHFIRTIEIQIEEMPEDFLADIVMNKNLVYKKLREFFRTAYVSKVDGRLLTMIERFKENLTEKLQWDFTGLDADDEDERPVIVKLDDTE from the exons ATGGACCAGGAGACCGCGAAGAAGCTGTTCGTTGAGGGCGGAACGTTCGTGTTCCTTGGAGTACCTGAGGAAACGCAGTTTGGTATTGACATGCAATGCTGGAACACTGATGAGGATTTCCGTGGAATTAAGATGATTCCACCGGGTTTGCACTACGTGCATTACTCCGCAGTCAGCAAGAGTACCGGGGACGTGTGCCCAAG GTCTGGTTTCATGCACTGCTTCCAAAAGAAAGAATTTCTTGTAAAGATGTGGGACAAGAAGACGGAAGACATAAGCACAGAGGAGATAAGCGAAGAGAGCATCCAGCGGTTGAAGGACAACCTGTTCAACTTGGACCGGCACCTGGCTCCATACCCTTACGAGATATGGCAGAAATGGAAGCTGCTTACATCACAGATAACAG CTGAACTCGCAACAAAACTTTCTCCAGAAAAAGGTATCATCCGAGCCTCAGTGGAACTCCTCTCCATGACGGATGAAGACCGGCCACGAGGCATAAAGTCGGAATCAATGGAGAGCCAGGAGGACCCAGAAACACCGACTGAGGAGGGTGCAGAAGACACTCCGGGACAGTCCGATGCTAAGAGAGCCAAGAGAGTCACTAGGGCTGAGAAGGAGAATGCTATGTTACCAGACTTGAAACCTGTACCAG GCGCTTCAATGAGGTTCACAGAAATACCGCAGGACAAATACCCTCCAGGCTCCACTCCAGAAGAGATCACCAAGCATTACTTAGACCAGTCCTACTCTTTAGAGCTGATGATCGCGCAACACGATGA GCCCTTGCACATCATTGGAGAGCTGCAACTAGCATACCTTTGCTTCCTAATCGGGCACTCACTCGAATGCTTCGAGCACTGGAAGAGCCTCGTCATCCTCCTCTGCTCATGCGATGACGCCATCCACAAATACAGGAGCGTATTCTTCCACTTCATCAGAACAATTGAGATACAAATCGAGGAAATGCCCGAGGACTTCCTAGCCGATATTGTCATGAACAAGAACCTAGTCTATAAGAAGCTGAGAGAGTTCTTCAGGACAGCCTATGTGAGCAAAGTGGATGGTCGACTCCTCACAATGATTGAACGATTCAAGGAGAATTTAACAGAGAAATTGCAATGGGATTTCACGGGATTGGATGCTGATGATGAAGATGAGAGGCCGGTTATTGTTAAATTGGATGATACGGAGTAG